A single Syngnathoides biaculeatus isolate LvHL_M chromosome 18, ASM1980259v1, whole genome shotgun sequence DNA region contains:
- the LOC133491648 gene encoding gastrula zinc finger protein XlCGF57.1-like: MCARRTAEYEEDLGGPKEKKEPQPHLLDAVFHLQPQIVLRRAEVSENHQPEWQQSVSPHIKEEEDEETVQHIKEVEGDFGHIKDEALEEIIKIPSTDVPLKSEGEGQSEASRCVEPPSSWSSEHVTAKDDGDHCGGSPTYGLLAPLSDSDDMESHSPHINDDYEQSEGYMTCQTKNVCWTCSQCSKIFSSKRSLVQHVKIHTGEKPFACSICGKRFTLKGNLTTHIRAHTGERPFACSICGQRFSQKGSVKRHTLIHTGKESFPFSVCVKTFSSKERLKFHTIRHAAEKHFACSICGQQFTEKESLKKHKRVHTCQKSFACSVCCQRFTRKGDLKRHTITHTGEKPFSCSTCSQRFTQKGTLKIHTRSHTGEKPFACTVCGQRFTRKGVLKRHTRTHTGEKPFSCSICGQKFTQKGTLKMHTRTHTGEKPFSCRVCGQKFTRKGYLKMHTRTPTGEKLLSCSGCDRRFSCKSEVKTHNCAGKKN; encoded by the coding sequence aGGTGAGTGAAAATCATCAACCAGAGTGGCAGCAGTCAGTGTCTCCTCatatcaaagaggaagaggatgaagaaACAGTTCAACACATCAAAGAGGTGGAGGGAGACTTCGGGCACATTAAAGACGAAGCGCTGGAGGAAATCATAAAGATTCCATCCACTGATGTCCCTTTGAAGAGTGAAGGTGAAGGTCAAAGTGAGGCGAGCAGATGTGTGGAGCCTCCAAGTAGCTGGTCAAGTGAACACGTGACAGCAAAAGATGATGGAGACCACTGTGGAGGATCACCAACATATGGCCTCTTAGCGCCACTCTCTGATAGTGATGACATGGAGTCACACTCGCCTCACATTAATGATGACTATGAACAGTCAGAAGGTTATATGACATGTCAGACTAAAAATGTCTGCTGGACTTGTTCTCAATGtagtaaaatattttcttccaaGCGCAGTTTGGTGCAACAtgtcaaaatacacacaggagagaaaccttttgcctgctctaTTTGCGGCAAAAGATTCACTCTCAAGGGAAACTTAACAACACACATAAGAGCCCACACTGGTGAGagaccttttgcctgctcaatttgtggtcaaagattctctcagaaGGGAAGTGTAAAAAGACATACACTAATCCACACTGGTAAGGAATCTTTCCCCTTCTCAGTTTGTGTTAAAACTTTCTCCAGTAAGGAACGGTTAAAATTTCACACAATAAGACACGCTGCTGAGAAACATTTtgcctgctcaatttgtgggCAGCAATTCACTGAAAAGGAAAGCTTAAAAAAGCATAAAAGAGTCCACACTTGTCAGAAATCTTTTGCATGCTCAGTTTGTTGTCAAAGATTTACTCGGAAGGGAgacttaaaaagacacacaataacccacactggtgagaaaccatttTCTTGCTCAACTTGcagtcaaagattcactcaaaaGGGAACCTTGAAAATACACACCAGatcccacactggtgagaagccttttgcctgcacagtttgtggtcaaagattcactcggaagggaGTTTTAAAAAGGCACAcgagaacccacactggtgagaaacctttttcttgcTCAATTTGCGGTCAAAAATTCACTCAGAAGGGAACCTTGAAAATGCACaccagaacacacactggtgagaaacctttttcctgcagaGTTTGCGGTCAGAAATTCACACGAAAAGGAtacttaaaaatgcacacaagaacaCCCACTGGTGAAAAACTTCTTTCCTGCTCAGGTTGTGACCGAAGATTCTCTTGTAAGTCTGAGGTAAAGACACACAATTGTGCTGGTAAGAAGAATTAA